The following are from one region of the Canis lupus baileyi chromosome 25, mCanLup2.hap1, whole genome shotgun sequence genome:
- the SPRYD3 gene encoding SPRY domain-containing protein 3 isoform X1: MRRTRRPRFVLMNKMDDLNLHYRFLNWRRRIREIREVRAFRYQERFKHILVDGDTLSYHGNSGEVGCYVASRPLTKDSNYFEVSIVDSGVRGTIAVGLVPQYYSLDHQPGWLPDSVAYHADDGKLYNGRAKGRQFGSKCNSGDRIGCGIEPVSFDVQTAQIFFTKNGKRVGSTIMPMSPDGLFPAVGMHSLGEEVRLHLNAELGREDDSVMMVDSYEDEWGRLHDVRVCGTLLEYLGKGKSIVDVGLAQARHPLSTRSHYFEVEIVDPGEKCYIALGLARKDYPKNRHPGWSRGSVAYHADDGKIFHGSGVGDPFGPRCYKGDIMGCGIMFPRDYILDSEGDSDDSCDTVILSPTARAVRNVRNVMYLHQEGEEEEEEEEEEEDGEEIEQEHEGKKVVVFFTRNGKIIGKKDAVVPSGGFFPTIGMLSCGEKVKVDLHPLSG, encoded by the exons GTTTGTTCTCATGAACAAGATGGATGACCTCAACCTGCACTACCGGTTTCTGAACTGGCGCCGGAGGATCCGGGAGATTCGAGAGGTCCGAGCTTTCCGATACCAGGAGAGGTTCAAGCACATTCTTGTAGATGGAGACACTTTGAG TTACCATGGAAACTCCGGGGAAGTTGGCTGCTACGTGGCTTCTCGACCTCTGACCAAGGACAGCAATTATTTTGAG GTGTCGATTGTGGACAGCGGGGTCCGGGGCACCATTGCTGTGGGGCTGGTCCCTCAGTACTACAGCCTGGATCACCAGCCTGGCTGGTTGCCTGACTCTGTAGCCTACCATGCTGATGATGGCAA GCTGTACAACGGCCGAGCCAAAGGCCGCCAGTTTGGGTCAAAGTGCAACTCTGGGGACCGGATTGGTTGTGGCATTGAGCCTGTGTCCTTTGATGTGCAGACTGCTCAGATCTTCTTCACCAAAAATGGGAAGCGG GTGGGCTCCACCATCATGCCCATGTCCCCAGATGGACTGTTCCCAGCAGTGGGCATGCACTCTCTGGGTGAGGAGGTGCGGCTGCACCTCAATGCTGAGCTGGGCCGCGAGGATGACAGCGTCATGATGGTGGACAGTTACGAGGACGAGTGGGGCCGGCTGCATGATGTCAGAGTCTGCGGAACT CTGCTGGAGTACTTAGGCAAAGGCAAGAGCATCGTCGACGTGGGGCTGGCCCAGGCGCGGCACCCACTGAGCACCCGTAGCCACTACTTTGAGGTGGAGATCGTGGACCCTGGAGAGAAGTGCTACATCGCATTGGGGCTGGCCCGGAAG GACTATCCCAAGAACAGACACCCTGGCTGGAGCAGAGGCTCTGTGGCTTATCATGCAG ATGATGGGAAGATCTTCCATGGCAGTGGCGTGGGGGACCCCTTCGGGCCACGCTGTTACAAAGGGGACATCATGGGTTGTGGCATCATGTTCCCCCGGGACTACATTCTGGACAGTGAGG GTGACAGTGATGACAGCTGTGACACAGTGATCCTATCCCCCACTGCCCGTGCCGTCCGGAACGTCCGCAATGTCATGTACCTGCaccaggagggagaagaggaagaggaggaagaggaagaggaagaagatggggaagagattgAGCAAGAGCATGAGGGCAAGAAGGTGGTG gTTTTCTTCACTCGGAACGGCAAGATCATCGGGAAGAAGGATGCTGTTGTACCTTCTGGGGGCTTCTTCCCCACCATCGGGATGCTGAGCTGTGGGGAGAAAGTCAAAGTGGATCTCCATCCCCTAAGTGGCTAG
- the SPRYD3 gene encoding SPRY domain-containing protein 3 isoform X2 produces the protein MRRTRRPRFVLMNKMDDLNLHYRFLNWRRRIREIREVRAFRYQERFKHILVDGDTLSYHGNSGEVGCYVASRPLTKDSNYFEVSIVDSGVRGTIAVGLVPQYYSLDHQPGWLPDSVAYHADDGKLYNGRAKGRQFGSKCNSGDRIGCGIEPVSFDVQTAQIFFTKNGKRVGSTIMPMSPDGLFPAVGMHSLGEEVRLHLNAELGREDDSVMMVDSYEDEWGRLHDVRVCGTLLEYLGKGKSIVDVGLAQARHPLSTRSHYFEVEIVDPGEKCYIALGLARKDYPKNRHPGWSRGSVAYHAGDSDDSCDTVILSPTARAVRNVRNVMYLHQEGEEEEEEEEEEEDGEEIEQEHEGKKVVVFFTRNGKIIGKKDAVVPSGGFFPTIGMLSCGEKVKVDLHPLSG, from the exons GTTTGTTCTCATGAACAAGATGGATGACCTCAACCTGCACTACCGGTTTCTGAACTGGCGCCGGAGGATCCGGGAGATTCGAGAGGTCCGAGCTTTCCGATACCAGGAGAGGTTCAAGCACATTCTTGTAGATGGAGACACTTTGAG TTACCATGGAAACTCCGGGGAAGTTGGCTGCTACGTGGCTTCTCGACCTCTGACCAAGGACAGCAATTATTTTGAG GTGTCGATTGTGGACAGCGGGGTCCGGGGCACCATTGCTGTGGGGCTGGTCCCTCAGTACTACAGCCTGGATCACCAGCCTGGCTGGTTGCCTGACTCTGTAGCCTACCATGCTGATGATGGCAA GCTGTACAACGGCCGAGCCAAAGGCCGCCAGTTTGGGTCAAAGTGCAACTCTGGGGACCGGATTGGTTGTGGCATTGAGCCTGTGTCCTTTGATGTGCAGACTGCTCAGATCTTCTTCACCAAAAATGGGAAGCGG GTGGGCTCCACCATCATGCCCATGTCCCCAGATGGACTGTTCCCAGCAGTGGGCATGCACTCTCTGGGTGAGGAGGTGCGGCTGCACCTCAATGCTGAGCTGGGCCGCGAGGATGACAGCGTCATGATGGTGGACAGTTACGAGGACGAGTGGGGCCGGCTGCATGATGTCAGAGTCTGCGGAACT CTGCTGGAGTACTTAGGCAAAGGCAAGAGCATCGTCGACGTGGGGCTGGCCCAGGCGCGGCACCCACTGAGCACCCGTAGCCACTACTTTGAGGTGGAGATCGTGGACCCTGGAGAGAAGTGCTACATCGCATTGGGGCTGGCCCGGAAG GACTATCCCAAGAACAGACACCCTGGCTGGAGCAGAGGCTCTGTGGCTTATCATGCAG GTGACAGTGATGACAGCTGTGACACAGTGATCCTATCCCCCACTGCCCGTGCCGTCCGGAACGTCCGCAATGTCATGTACCTGCaccaggagggagaagaggaagaggaggaagaggaagaggaagaagatggggaagagattgAGCAAGAGCATGAGGGCAAGAAGGTGGTG gTTTTCTTCACTCGGAACGGCAAGATCATCGGGAAGAAGGATGCTGTTGTACCTTCTGGGGGCTTCTTCCCCACCATCGGGATGCTGAGCTGTGGGGAGAAAGTCAAAGTGGATCTCCATCCCCTAAGTGGCTAG